A window from Amblyomma americanum isolate KBUSLIRL-KWMA chromosome 7, ASM5285725v1, whole genome shotgun sequence encodes these proteins:
- the LOC144097193 gene encoding sulfotransferase ssu-1-like, with translation MAVDVKSPRGPMYRIIDGFTGNRYFSTELFRSALRYVPRKDDTFLVTFPKSGTIWMQQITYLILNDGFPAPSGLEFYRSSPFLEMVGAEDVVRMRQPGVIKTHLYYDLAPKSPTAKYVWVCRNPKDVCVSFFYHTKAFTAYDFTDGKFEDFFEVFMEGANDFGDYFDYILSWYAHRNDPNVFLMHFEELKADPKSQVLKLAAFLGEEYHRKLTQEPEVLERVVKFSGIDYMKEKTADTIKAFFANALESDEEVCPGIRHYLEATVKYPRNASFIRKGALGDWKNHFTPDMNSRMEKKIYEKLSGTELIDLWKKHAILSSRESNVA, from the coding sequence ATGGCCGTAGACGTGAAATCGCCACGAGGACCCATGTACCGAATTATAGACGGGTTCACCGGAAACCGGTACTTCTCAACTGAACTATTCCGTTCGGCACTGCGGTACGTACCGAGAAAAGACGACACCTTCCTCGTCACATTTCCCAAAAGCGGAACAATATGGATGCAGCAGATCACTTACCTCATACTTAACGACGGGTTTCCGGCTCCCAGCGGGCTCGAGTTCTACAGAAGTTCCCCCTTTCTTGAAATGGTCGGCGCCGAAGACGTTGTCAGAATGAGGCAGCCGGGCGTTATCAAGACGCATCTTTACTACGACTTGGCACCGAAAAGCCCCACGGCGAAGTACGTGTGGGTATGCAGGAACCCCAAAGATGTATGCGTGTCTTTCTTTTATCACACGAAGGCTTTCACAGCGTACGACTTCACAGATGGCAAGTTTGAAGACTTCTTTGAGGTCTTCATGGAAGGTGCCAACGATTTTGGCGACTACTTTGATTACATCCTTTCCTGGTACGCACACCGTAACGACCCAAATGTGTTTCTGATGCACTTCGAAGAGCTTAAAGCCGACCCCAAGAGTCAGGTGCTAAAGCTTGCAGCTTTTCTGGGAGAAGAGTACCACCGGAAGCTCACGCAAGAGCCGGAAGTTCTGGAAAGAGTAGTCAAATTCAGTGGAATCGACTACATGAAGGAGAAGACAGCTGATACCATAAAGGCTTTCTTCGCCAACGCCTTGGAAAGCGACGAAGAGGTATGTCCGGGAATTAGGCACTATCTGGAAGCTACAGTAAAGTACCCGAGGAATGCGAGCTTCATCCGTAAAGGTGCCTTGGGGGACTGGAAAAACCACTTCACGCCAGATATGAATTCAAGAATGGAAAAAAAGATTTACGAGAAGCTTTCCGGCACGGAGCTTATTGACCTCTGGAAAAAGCACGCAATCCTGTCATCACGGGAATCGAATGTCGCATAG